Proteins from one Impatiens glandulifera chromosome 2, dImpGla2.1, whole genome shotgun sequence genomic window:
- the LOC124925863 gene encoding protein LSM12 homolog, with the protein MMAMEGNSNGEEFAVGCILSIKTTLGDEFEGQVIAFDRPSNILVLQEGIKVAAAGPKRNIRLLKANYIKDFSYLGQGEDPLDATKCYFDLNALQAREQSAVRQAEIDSERIGVGVTPQAQNLFDALFKTLPVRWDKTVIVVMNEVRVSSPYLPESVSGGTAAANDRVRKVLELERKRLQSRSGSH; encoded by the exons ATGATGGCAATGGAGGGCAATAGCAACGGCGAGGAATTCGCCGTGGGATGCATCCTGTCTATCAAAACTACGCTGGGAGATGAATTCGAAGGCCAAGTTATCGCCTTTGATCGTCCTTCTAACATCCTCGTCCTTC AAGAGGGTATCAAAGTGGCGGCAGCTGGACCTAAGAGAAACATACGGCTACTCAAAGCCAATTACATTAAGGATTTCTCCTATCTAGGTCAAGGCGAGGATCCTCTTGATGCCACCAAATGTTACTTTGATCTCAACGCTCTACAAGCCCGTGAACAATCTGCTGTTAG GCAGGCAGAAATAGATTCAGAGAGGATTGGAGTGGGTGTAACTCCTCAAGCCCAAAACCTATTCGATGCATTGTTTAAGAC GCTTCCAGTGCGCTGGGATAAGACTGTTATAGTAGTGATGAATGAAGTCCGTGTTAGCAGTCCATACCTCCCTGAATCTGTTTCTGGAGGAACTGCAGCTGCCAATGATCGAGTAAGGAAAGTG CTTGAATTGGAAAGGAAGAGATTACAATCACGAAGTGGTAGTCATTGA
- the LOC124927823 gene encoding xyloglucan O-acetyltransferase 2-like: protein MRSEAGELGKEVKRKAMETSSSSSSSSSSSRVKKFLPWSLFAILPLALFHLYFHSVPLSQQQLLTTTHHLSNSHQQSITPPKENGGGPDDDDKVKCDYTNGKWVPEKRETLYNGTNCSNTISYGQNCMINGRPDSGYLHWRWQPHQIQCRFPIFNPHEFLSLTRNKHLAFVGDSLSRNQIESLICMLTTVSVPVRVYDILNAFMFRRWEFSSHNLTVSSYWSPFLVKANEKNASKYYSELFLESVDEKWAEELDKFDMVLFMAGQWLMTPAVYYYNGSVIGCHLSTDQNCTEVGFYDAFGKMIKTTLETVIGRRSGNARSLDVIVTTYPPAHFEGQWDKFGACPKTRPFKEGEKALGDVEFQMRRVEMIEVEAAKIRVQESAPSPSSSSGKIRVEALDITKLSWMRPDAHPGPYMNKNPFSKGIKDKVANDCLHWCLPGPTDTWNEILLETIKKWTHKIKV from the exons atgagaTCTGAAGCAGGTGAATTAGGAAAGGAAGTAAAAAGGAAGGCAATGGAgacgtcttcttcttcttcttcatcttcttcatcatcaagagTGAAGAAATTCCTTCCATGGTCATTATTTGCAATCCTACCGTTAGCCCTGTTTCATCTTTATTTCCATTCAGTCCCTCTCTCTCAACAACAACTTCTTACAACGACTCATCATCTCTCCAATTCTCATCAACAATCCATTACACCTCCAAAAG AAAATGGGGGAGGACCAGATGATGACGATAAGGTTAAGTGCGATTACACAAATGGCAAATGGGTCCCTGAAAAGAGAGAAACTTTGTATAACGGCACCAACTGCAGCAATACAATTAGCTATGGCCAGAACTGTATGATCAACGGCCGCCCAGATTCCGGCTACCTCCACTGGAGATGGCAACCCCATCAGATCCAATGCCGATTCCCCATTTTCAACCCACATGAATTCCTGTCCTTAACAAGAAACAAGCATTTGGCTTTCGTAGGAGATTCCCTCTCCAGGAATCAAATTGAATCCTTAATCTGCATGTTAACTACTGTCTCTGTCCCCGTTCGTGTTTACGACATTCTCAACGCTTTCATGTTTCGCCGATGGGAATTTTCTTCTCATAATTTAACTGTTTCCAGTTACTGGTCTCCGTTTTTGGTTAAGGCAAATGAGAAAAACGCGTCTAAGTATTACAGTGAGTTGTTTCTGGAATCTGTTGATGAAAAATGGGCGGAGGAATTGGATAAATTCGATATGGTTCTTTTCATGGCGGGTCAATGGCTTATGACTCCGGCGGTTTATTATTATAACGGGTCGGTTATCGGTTGTCATTTGAGTACGGATCAGAACTGCACCGAGGTGGGTTTCTACGACGCGTTTGGGAAGATGATTAAGACAACGTTGGAGACCGTAATCGGGAGGCGTTCTGGAAACGCTAGATCGCTGGATGTAATCGTGACGACGTATCCTCCGGCGCATTTTGAGGGACAATGGGATAAATTCGGGGCGTGCCCGAAAACAAGGCCCTTTAAGGAAGGGGAAAAGGCGTTAGGTGATGTGGAATTTCAAATGAGGAGAGTTGAGATGATAGAAGTTGAGGCGGCGAAGATAAGGGTTCAGGAGTCGGCGCCGTCGCCTTCGTCGTCGTCGGGGAAGATACGGGTGGAGGCGCTGGATATCACAAAGTTGTCGTGGATGCGGCCTGATGCTCATCCGGGTCCGTATATGAACAAGAACCCGTTTTCAAAAGGGATAAAAGATAAGGTGGCTAATGACTGTCTCCATTGGTGCTTGCCCGGTCCGACTGATACTTGGAATGAGATACTACTAGAGACCATTAAGAAATGGACTCACAAAATCAAAGTTTAG
- the LOC124925301 gene encoding WAT1-related protein At4g15540-like — MEVVKETLPFVGMISVQFIQAGLVIAVKEAASNGMTKYAFVTYSNLLASFILLPLSFLLQRSNLPRMNWSLLWSFFLLGAVGCLMQVMGNAGVQITPASFSTSMLTLIPAFTFILAVIFRMEQADLKSRSTLAKSMGTVVLIIGALILTLYKGPSLLMVVPPSKSYDYVMGGFLFTVVCLAASAFNIMQAFLLKRCKAELIIVFFYCFFSAILSVIVSFLVGDNLAGWSLQSSEKLIYVLYSGIIGAAVQMSVVLWCLHQKGPLFICVFNPLGIIITTFVDIIFLGDTLHMGSLVGSIVTVIGFYCVMWGKANERKKDGINGGKSLETNNSDQRAPLLKNDGKEESINAPV, encoded by the exons ATGGAGGTGGTGAAGGAAACACTTCCATTTGTGGGCATGATAAGTGTGCAGTTTATACAGGCGGGTCTGGTTATAGCAGTAAAAGAAGCCGCATCAAATGGAATGACCAAATATGCTTTTGTCACCTATTCAAATCTGCTTGCTTCCTTCATTCTTCTCCctctttcctttcttcttcaaaG ATCAAATCTTCCCCGGATGAATTGGTCTCTTCTCTGGAGCTTCTTCTTGCTTGGAGCTGTTGG CTGCTTGATGCAAGTGATGGGCAATGCCGGAGTACAAATCACTCCGGCTTCATTTTCCACGTCCATGCTCACTCTCATCCCCGCTTTTACTTTTATACTCGCAGTCATCTTCAG GATGGAACAAGCGGATCTTAAGAGCAGAAGCACGTTGGCTAAATCCATGGGAACTGTGGTGTTGATTATAGGGGCTCTTATCTTAACTCTATACAAGGGTCCTTCCCTTCTAATGGTGGTGCCACCATCCAAGAGCTATGACTACGTTATGGGAGGATTTCTCTTCACTGTTGTCTGTCTGGCTGCCTCTGCCTTTAATATCATGCAG GCATTCCTTCTCAAGAGATGCAAGGCTGAACTTATAATTGTCTTCTTCTATTGCTTCTTTTCTGCAATCTTGTCTGTCATTGTTTCCTTCCTCGTCGGAGACAACTTAGCAGGATGGAGCTTGCAGTCTAGTGAGAAACTTATTTATGTTCTTTACTCT GGGATTATCGGGGCAGCTGTCCAAATGAGTGTCGTGTTGTGGTGTCTGCACCAGAAGGGACCTTTGTTTATTTGCGTGTTTAATCCTCTGGGAATCATTATTACAACTTTTGTCGATATTATCTTCTTGGGTGACACCCTACACATGGGAAG TTTGGTGGGTTCGATAGTTACTGTCATAGGATTCTATTGTGTCATGTGGGGAAAAGCAAATGAGAGGAAGAAGGACGGCATTAATGGAGGTAAAAGCTTGGAAACCAACAACAGTGATCAAAGGGCTCCATTGCTGAAAAATGACGGCAAAGAAGAGAGTATTAATGCTCCTGTTTAG
- the LOC124927237 gene encoding WAT1-related protein At1g70260-like, translating to MGEEMRFLGMLMAEVVPCILMATMEALTIALTILASTVIAKGISPFVFVAYTSALSSLFLLPSLTINSSRRTLSEQEEGSLFSLPLLVRIFILGLIGVPIAQNLAFLGLSYSSPIVACAMANLIPAISFILNILLRRTRIDWKSGSNKIKIVGTFISIVGALSTTFYKGPVVRKQSTHLLQLAPRLFVFMSPNEKWILGCALFASASLSFAIWNIIQVETVKLYPDVMKIASSYTLVGTLLTGIVALTVERDLSAWSLKLDMTLLVIVLTAIFGSVVRSNTQIWCTKVKGSFFVPLFKPFTVPYATFCGCYFFGDTFHYGSIMGATIVGVGYYTIMWGLMREGDEKSKILSAAANEESSEEKIPLLRDEEESQV from the exons ATGGGGGAGGAGATGAGATTTCTAGGGATGTTAATGGCGGAAGTAGTGCCATGCATATTGATGGCGACAATGGAAGCTTTGACTATAGCCTTAACCATTTTGGCAAGCACCGTTATCGCCAAAGGAATCAGCCCTTTTGTTTTCGTGGCTTATACAAGCGCTCTTTCATCTCTCTTCCTCCTCCCGTCTTTGACAATTAATTCCAGCCGCCGCACTCT AAGTGAACAGGAGGAGGGCTCTCTCTTTAGCTTACCTCTTCTCGTCAGAATCTTCATCCTCGGTCTCATAGG ggTTCCAATAGCACAAAACTTGGCATTTCTTGGTCTGAGCTATAGTTCTCCTATTGTTGCTTGTGCAATGGCCAATTTGATCCCAGCCATTTCCTTTATTCTAAACATTCTTCTCAG gaGAACAAGAATTGATTGGAAGAGTGGAagtaataagataaaaatagtGGGCACATTCATATCAATTGTTGGGGCTCTATCAACCACTTTTTATAAGGGTCCTGTCGTAAGGAAACAATCAACACATCTTCTTCAACTCGCCCCGAGGCTTTTCGTTTTCATGTCTCCAAACGAGAAATGGATCCTCGGTTGCGCTCTCTTTGCCTCTGCTTCATTATCTTTTGCTATTTGGAACATCATCCAG GTAGAAACGGTTAAGTTGTATCCAGATGTGATGAAAATAGCGTCATCTTATACACTTGTGGGGACACTACTAACCGGAATAGTGGCATTAACGGTGGAGAGGGACCTAAGTGCTTGGAGTCTTAAACTTGACATGACCCTTCTTGTTATTGTTTTAACg gcgATTTTTGGCAGTGTGGTGAGAAGTAATACTCAAATATGGTGCACCAAGGTTAAGGGTTCTTTCTTTGTCCCACTTTTTAAGCCTTTTACTGTCCCTTATGCTACTTTTTGCGGCTGTTACTTCTTTGGCGACACTTTTCACTACGGCAG CATTATGGGTGCGACAATTGTGGGGGTGGGATATTATACGATCATGTGGGGTCTGATGAGAGAAGGCGACGAAAAGTCCAAAATCCTTTCTGCTGCTGCCAATGAAGAATCATCGGAGGAAAAAATTCCTCTTTTGCGAGATGAAGAAGAATCACAAGTTTAA
- the LOC124927304 gene encoding WAT1-related protein At5g40240-like, with translation MLGSSWIAPLMVIVECMVAGSNTLSKVAMTQGMNDFVFVTYFDGLAFLFLLPTAFIYHRTKACPEITFPIVCRIFLLGIISCCFQLFLYFGIGYSSPTLASAMKCLGPAFTYILAVIFRMERVDWREKSSKVKLLGTIISITGAYIVTFYQGPPVLSSLIHFSSWILGGFLLVTATFFLSLEYIAQTWIIKVYPSETMVTLISAGFMTIISSVVALVMEGTSNAWKINSGMELIAIAYNAIFVVAVRTIVYTWACSMKGPVLVAMFKPLGIAFAALMGVAFLGDALHIGNIIGTGTIALGLYSVVKGKSMEAEEKSRIGSSTLPPLSHLIDNNDQVPFLVSRNNVQP, from the exons atgttggGAAGCTCATGGATAGCCCCATTAATGGTGATTGTGGAATGCATGGTGGCCGGATCAAACACTCTAAGCAAAGTCGCCATGACACAAGGAATGAACGACTTCGTTTTCGTCACCTATTTCGATGGCCTCGCCTTCCTCTTCCTTCTTCCCACAGCCTTCATCTATCACAG AACCAAAGCCTGTCCTGAAATCACTTTCCCCATCGTATGTAGAATCTTCCTTCTTGGTATT aTCAGTTGTTGTTTCCAGCTGTTTTTGTATTTTGGTATTGGATACAGTTCTCCGACCCTGGCCTCGGCCATGAAATGTCTTGGCCCAGCTTTCACCTACATCCTTGCGGTTATTTTCAG aatggAAAGAGTGGATTGGAGGGAAAAGAGCAGCAAAGTGAAATTATTGGGCACAATAATATCAATAACAGGAGCTTACATTGTGACATTTTACCAAGGCCCGCCAGTTCTTTCTTCGTTAATTCATTTCTCAAGTTGGATTCTTGGTGGCTTTCTCCTTGTCACAGCTACCTTCTTTCTTTCACTCGAATATATAGCCCAG ACATGGATCATAAAAGTTTATCCTTCTGAGACCATGGTAACTCTCATTAGCGCCGGGTTCATGACAATTATATCTTCTGTGGTCGCTCTTGTTATGGAAGGAACTTCGAATGCGTGGAAGATTAATTCCGGGATGGAATTAATAGCCATCGCTTATAAT GCGATTTTTGTGGTAGCGGTTAGAACGATAGTGTATACATGGGCATGTAGCATGAAAGGGCCGGTTTTAGTGGCCATGTTTAAGCCGCTTGGTATAGCGTTTGCGGCACTAATGGGAGTCGCCTTCCTAGGGGATGCTCTTCACATTGGAAA CATAATTGGAACTGGGACTATAGCTCTTGGGCTATACTCAGTTGTGAAAGGGAAGTCAATGGAAGCAGAGGAAAAGAGTAGAATAGGCAGCAGCACCCTTCCTCCTCTTTCACACTTAATTGATAATAATGACCAAGTCCCTTTCTTAGTGTCTAGAAATAATGTTCAACCATAA